In the genome of Heterodontus francisci isolate sHetFra1 chromosome 15, sHetFra1.hap1, whole genome shotgun sequence, one region contains:
- the LOC137377574 gene encoding G-protein coupled receptor 12-like has product MLSMPPVMNDQTRNSSKQSPSWLSSENSSLTTSDLPTETVNPWDIALCVVGTVISCENAIVVAVIFYTPTLRTPMFILIGSLALADLLGGVGLILNFIFLYLLNFEAARLVSAALLIASFSASVCNLLAITIDRYLSLYNALTYHTERTTTFTYLMLFLIWVTCISLGSLPIAGWNCLEDETSCSVIKPITKNNAAVLSVSFLLIFALMLQLYVQICKIAFRHAQQIAVQYHFVATSTTSTRKGISTLSVILGTFAACWIPFAIYCLIADSSYPLIYTYVTVLPATCNSVINPIIYAYRNPDIQKSLWVACCGCIPSNFSFRPRSSSDV; this is encoded by the coding sequence ATGCTTTCCATGCCTCCAGTTATGAATGATCAGACCCGGAATAGCTCGAAGCAGTCCCCGAGCTGGCTCTCCTCAGAGAACTCCTCACTCACAACCTCCGACCTACCCACGGAAACAGTCAATCCTTGGGACATCGCCCTATGTGTCGTGGGGACTGTTATCTCCTGCGAGAATGCCATCGTGGTGGCTGTAATCTTCTACACGCCGACTCTCAGGACTCCAATGTTCATCCTGATCGGGAGCTTGGCTTTAGCTGATCTCCTCGGAGGAGTGGGCTTGATCCTCAATTTTATTTTTCTCTACTTGCTGAACTTCGAAGCCGCTAGACTGGTCTCGGCTGCGCTCCTGATAGCCTCCTTCTCGGCATCAGTCTGCAATTTGCTGGCCATCACTATCGACCGTTATTTGTCTCTGTATAACGCCCTGACATATCACACGGAGAGAACCACGACTTTCACCTACCTGATGCTTTTCCTTATATGGGTCACATGCATCAGTCTGGGATCATTGCCCATCGCGGGCTGGAACTGCTTAGAGGACGAGACGTCCTGTAGTGTTATCAAACCAATCACCAAAAACAACGCCGCCGTCCTCTCGGTTTCATTTTTGCTGATATTCGCCCTAATGTTGCAACTCTACGTTCAAATCTGCAAAATAGCCTTCAGGCATGCCCAACAGATCGCCGTGCAGTATCACTTCGTGgccacctccaccacctccaccaggAAAGGGATCTCGACTTTATCTGTCATCCTGGGCACCTTCGCTGCTTGCTGGATCCCCTTTGCAATCTACTGCTTGATTGCAGACTCTAGTTACCCGCTGATCTACACCTATGTCACAGTCCTCCCAGCGACCTGCAATTCTGTCATTAATCCTATCATTTATGCATACCGTAACCCTGATATCCAGAAGTCGCTCTGGGTGGCTTGCTGTGGCTGTATCCCATCTAATTTTTCATTTAGACCAAGGTCGTCTAGTGACGTATAG